The genomic segment CGCGGGCGGTAAAAGCGTGAACGCGACGCTCGTAGCGGGAACGATGCGCAAGCCCGGGTCGCGCTTGAAAGCCCCGCGCCGCGCGACCGGCAGGCAAGTCTCTAGATCCACTTCGCCATCCCAGTACAATTGTTCGTGAAGAATTGCGCGTGGCGGCCCGGGCGCTCCGCCGGCGCCGGCCATCTCGACGAGTCGCTCAATTGCCTCGAATGCAGTCTTCCGGTAACACTGGAGCGCAACGGTAGAGCGTACACTTATCACACATTGTTCGGGTACGAACTTACCGGCAACGTCGAAGCGTCGCGGCCGGGAGGATCCTTGAAGTGGTCGGCGGCGCGACCAAATCTGTTCTGCGTTCACGACAGGATCATAAAGCGCATTGTAGCGACGTGCCGATCGGCCGAATGGCCGAATCTTTCGGATACGCCGTGTTCGGGCGTCCGATCGGATTATCCATAAGGCGGATGGTGCGGTGCGGTTCTGACGCGTACCATGGTAACGATGTCTCCAGCAACCCGCCGCGTACCCATCGTTCTAGCAACGCTGTTTCTGTTGAGCGCGCCGGCTTTAGCTCAAACCCAACCTCGGCCCTCCGCATCGCCATCGCCGGTCCCCGCGGTTACGTGGCAGACCGACATTGCGGGCTATCTCTTCAACACGACCAATCCAAACGCCGCCGGCACTCTTGATACACCCGACGGAAGAGATAGCGGTTCGCGAGTCGATACCGCCAACGTCATGACGACCGTGACGCGCAACGCCGGCGTCTTTCGCTTTGCAGCAACGATCGGCGGATATGCCTTCCCCGTCGTGGGACAAGCCATAAATCCAACCTTTGCAAAGAGCTCGAATACGAACGTATTCGGTTACGTTCCCGTATCGTACGTCCAGTACGTGCCCAACGGAGCATGGACGTTTACGGTCGGTAAGATGCCCGCGCTTCTCGGTCAAGAGAGCAACTTCACCTATCAAAACGTCAATATTCAGCGTGGCCTGGCGTGGAATGCTGAGCCGACATTCACGCGCGGCGTGCGGGCCCAGTATGCGCGGGGAAAGTTTGCGGGCACGCTCGGCTACACCGACGGTTACTATTCCGGCCGGTTCGACACCGTCGAGGGGCTC from the Candidatus Baltobacteraceae bacterium genome contains:
- a CDS encoding outer membrane beta-barrel protein; this translates as MSPATRRVPIVLATLFLLSAPALAQTQPRPSASPSPVPAVTWQTDIAGYLFNTTNPNAAGTLDTPDGRDSGSRVDTANVMTTVTRNAGVFRFAATIGGYAFPVVGQAINPTFAKSSNTNVFGYVPVSYVQYVPNGAWTFTVGKMPALLGQESNFTYQNVNIQRGLAWNAEPTFTRGVRAQYARGKFAGTLGYTDGYYSGRFDTVEGLAVWAPSSNTTLQFAFIAPQASLGPNPTAGIANKREANFMLTQQFGKLTLAAYLLWIDSPGDKNIGFSGDERAFAGVLIANYAFDGAWSLGARYESLANRSGVLDTGANADLVSFGPGSTATTITLTPAYKSGHTTVRGEYSSVILGTFTPGAGFGPAGNGGSQSRLGIEIGVQF